In a genomic window of uncultured Methanobrevibacter sp.:
- a CDS encoding coenzyme F420-0:L-glutamate ligase has product MNDLENIKHVINGEYIVIPIETGYIKPNENLNSIIEPAKELMREGDYLVIAETPISVSQNRLVDESEYTPSLTAKFLTTVWSKYLWGYVLGPALGIKERTIKNLRRLPEETKAHKEVVLQLYGLKHALKPASEAGIDLSNSPGTFVSLLPENPEKVAKEIKEEIGKDVCVMIIDTDATYMKNGKYFTGLPIAIDGIDADNGFFGYFKGQLSENMGSTPLGCSEEIDVETALKIANIAEDYQKSLATEMKTIHSVKAVLGTEIDEVTVEALDSITHTPAVIIRKQ; this is encoded by the coding sequence ATGAATGATTTAGAAAATATAAAACATGTAATTAATGGAGAATATATTGTTATTCCTATTGAAACAGGCTACATTAAACCGAATGAAAATTTAAATTCTATAATAGAACCTGCAAAAGAACTGATGCGGGAGGGAGATTATCTGGTAATAGCTGAGACCCCAATTTCAGTTTCACAAAACAGACTGGTGGATGAATCAGAATACACACCTTCACTAACCGCAAAATTTTTAACAACAGTATGGAGCAAATATCTTTGGGGATATGTTCTGGGACCCGCTTTAGGAATCAAGGAAAGGACTATTAAAAACTTAAGGAGACTGCCCGAAGAAACGAAAGCCCACAAAGAAGTAGTACTTCAATTGTACGGTTTAAAACATGCCTTAAAACCTGCTTCAGAAGCTGGAATTGATTTGAGTAATTCTCCGGGAACATTTGTATCCCTTCTTCCAGAAAATCCTGAAAAAGTTGCAAAGGAGATTAAAGAGGAAATCGGAAAGGACGTCTGTGTCATGATTATTGATACTGATGCAACATATATGAAAAACGGCAAATACTTTACAGGCCTGCCAATTGCAATTGACGGAATCGATGCTGACAACGGATTTTTCGGATATTTCAAAGGGCAGCTGTCTGAAAATATGGGATCAACACCCCTTGGATGCAGTGAAGAAATAGACGTTGAAACTGCACTTAAAATAGCAAACATTGCTGAAGACTATCAAAAATCATTAGCAACCGAAATGAAAACCATCCATAGTGTCAAAGCAGTGCTTGGAACAGAAATCGATGAAGTTACTGTTGAAGCACTTGACTCCATTACCCACACCCCTGCAGTGATAATTAGAAAACAATAA
- a CDS encoding pyruvate kinase alpha/beta domain-containing protein, with protein MARKFITYFDKQGDDYTDELILAVKDKLEICDNIKYILIASSSGKSALKLREAIDDDNITIINVSHNVGFSGDNESDISDEMIEKLENVGVKTYQGLHAFSGAARGVTNKYGGYSPLDVVADTLRMFSHGVKVAAEISLMASDAGLIPVGEEIIAIGGRAHGVDTAVILTPVNSKNLFNMQFHEIIAMPRD; from the coding sequence ATGGCAAGAAAATTCATAACATATTTTGATAAACAAGGTGATGATTACACTGACGAATTGATTTTGGCTGTTAAAGACAAATTGGAAATTTGCGATAACATCAAATATATTTTGATAGCTTCTTCATCCGGAAAATCAGCATTAAAATTAAGAGAAGCTATTGATGATGATAACATCACTATAATCAATGTTTCACATAATGTAGGATTCAGCGGAGATAACGAATCAGACATTTCCGATGAAATGATTGAAAAATTAGAAAATGTTGGGGTAAAAACTTATCAGGGTTTGCATGCATTCAGCGGAGCTGCAAGAGGCGTCACTAATAAATACGGAGGTTATTCTCCATTGGATGTTGTGGCAGATACATTAAGAATGTTTTCTCATGGTGTAAAGGTTGCTGCTGAAATATCATTAATGGCTAGTGATGCGGGTCTTATTCCTGTAGGTGAAGAAATAATTGCTATTGGTGGAAGGGCTCATGGTGTCGACACTGCAGTTATTTTGACTCCGGTCAACTCAAAAAATTTATTTAACATGCAATTCCATGAAATTATTGCGATGCCAAGGGATTAA